From Juglans regia cultivar Chandler chromosome 6, Walnut 2.0, whole genome shotgun sequence, the proteins below share one genomic window:
- the LOC109007141 gene encoding biotin carboxylase 1, chloroplastic isoform X3: MDVTMPMCKSVTSPPGLFVGRSGGIRSSQCSFMVGNRVNFPRQSAQSVQVRSYKAKKRGGALYATCRADKILVANRGEIAVRIIRTAHEMGIPCVAVYSTIDKDALHVKLADESVCIGEAPSNQSYLVIPNVLSAAISRKCTMLHPGYGFLAENAVFVEMCREHGINFIGPNPDSIRVMGDKSTARDTMKKAGVPTVPGSDGLLQTTEEAIRLSHEIGFPVMIKATAGGGGRGMRLAKEPDEFVKLLQQAKSEAAAAFGNDGVYLEKYIQNPRHIEFQVLADKYGNVVHFGERDCSIQRRNQKLLEEAPSPALTPELRKAMGDAAVAAAASIGYIGVGTVEFLLDERGSFYFMEMNTRIQVEHPVTEMISSVDLIEEQIRVAMGEKLQYKQEDIVLRGHSIECRINAEDAFKGFRPGPGRITAYLPSGGPFVRMDSHVYPDYVVPPSYDSLLGKLIVWAPTREKAIERMKRALDDTIITGVPTTIEYHKLILDIEDFRNGNVDTAFIPKHEQELAEM, translated from the exons ATGGATGTCACGATGCCTATGTGCAAATCTGTCACCTCGCCTCCT GGTTTATTCGTGGGGAGAAGTGGAGGAATCAGAAGCTCCCAATGCAGCTTCATGGTGGGGAATAGAGTGAACTTTCCAAGGCAAAGTGCTCAGAGTGTACAAGTTCGTAGTTACAAAGCTAAAAAGCGTGGAGGAGCTCTGTATGCTACATGTCGTGCTGACAAAATCCTCGTGGCAAATAGAGGAGAGATTGCTGTTCGGATCATTAGAACTGCGCATGAGATGGGGATACCCTGTGTAGCCGTGTACTCAACCATAGATAAGGATGCGCTTCATGTCAAATTGGCTGATGAATCAGTTTGCATAGGCGAAGCACCGAGCAACCAATC GTACCTGGTGATTCCAAATGTTTTATCTGCTGCTATCAGCCGTAAATGTACAATGCTGCATCCTGGGTATGGCTTCCTTGCTGAGAATGCAGTATTCGTGGAAATGTGCAGAGAACATGGAATTAACTTTATTGGGCCCAAT CCCGACAGTATCCGTGTTATGGGTGATAAGTCAACTGCTAGAGATACAATGAAGAAAGCAGGTGTGCCCACTGTACCAGGAAGTGACGGATTGTTGCAG ACCACAGAAGAAGCTATCAGGCTTTCCCATGAGATAGGATTTCCTGTTATGATCAAG GCAACGGCAGGGGGTGGAGGCCGTGGGATGCGTCTAGCTAAAGAACCAGATGAGTTTGTGAAGTTACTGCAG CAAGCCAAGAGTGAGGCTGCGGCTGCTTTTGGAAATGATGGAGTTTATCTGGAGAAGTACATTCAAAATCCAAGGCACATTGAATTCCAG GTTCTTGCGGATAAATATGGTAATGTCGTCCACTTTGGAGAGCGTGATTGCAGCATCCAG AGACGGAACCAAAAACTGCTGGAAGAAGCACCTTCTCCTGCTTTGACCCCTGAGTTGCGGAAAGCTATGGGTGACGCAGCAGTTGCAGCAGCAGCATCCATTGGTTACATTGGTGTTGGAACAGTCGAGTTCCTTTTGGATGAAAGAGGTTCCTTCTACTTTATGGAAATGAATACTCGGATCCAG GTTGAGCATCCTGTGACAGAGATGATTTCCTCTGTGGACTTGATTGAGGAACAAATTCGTGTAGCCATGGGTGAAAAACTCCAGTACAAACAG GAAGATATTGTGCTCAGAGGACATTCAATTGAATGCCGAATCAATGCAGAAGACGCATTTAAAGGATTTCGACCTGGACCAG GGAGAATAACCGCATATCTGCCATCTGGAGGACCGTTTGTTAGAATGGATAGCCATGTTTATCCTGACTATGTGGTTCCTCCTAGCTATGACTCCCTTCTTGGAAAG CTTATTGTATGGGCTCCAACAAGAGAAAAGGCAATTGAGCGCATGAAAAGGGCTCTTGATGACACTATTATCACAG GGGTTCCTACGACCATTGAATACCATAAACTTATCCTTGATATAGAG GATTTTAGGAATGGCAACGTTGATACTGCTTTTATCCCAAAGCACGAGCAGGAATTAGCAGAG ATGTAG
- the LOC109007141 gene encoding biotin carboxylase 1, chloroplastic isoform X2: MDVTMPMCKSVTSPPGLFVGRSGGIRSSQCSFMVGNRVNFPRQSAQSVQVRSYKAKKRGGALYATCRADKILVANRGEIAVRIIRTAHEMGIPCVAVYSTIDKDALHVKLADESVCIGEAPSNQSYLVIPNVLSAAISRKCTMLHPGYGFLAENAVFVEMCREHGINFIGPNPDSIRVMGDKSTARDTMKKAGVPTVPGSDGLLQTTEEAIRLSHEIGFPVMIKATAGGGGRGMRLAKEPDEFVKLLQQAKSEAAAAFGNDGVYLEKYIQNPRHIEFQVLADKYGNVVHFGERDCSIQRRNQKLLEEAPSPALTPELRKAMGDAAVAAAASIGYIGVGTVEFLLDERGSFYFMEMNTRIQVEHPVTEMISSVDLIEEQIRVAMGEKLQYKQEDIVLRGHSIECRINAEDAFKGFRPGPGRITAYLPSGGPFVRMDSHVYPDYVVPPSYDSLLGKLIVWAPTREKAIERMKRALDDTIITGVPTTIEYHKLILDIEDFRNGNVDTAFIPKHEQELAEVRS, from the exons ATGGATGTCACGATGCCTATGTGCAAATCTGTCACCTCGCCTCCT GGTTTATTCGTGGGGAGAAGTGGAGGAATCAGAAGCTCCCAATGCAGCTTCATGGTGGGGAATAGAGTGAACTTTCCAAGGCAAAGTGCTCAGAGTGTACAAGTTCGTAGTTACAAAGCTAAAAAGCGTGGAGGAGCTCTGTATGCTACATGTCGTGCTGACAAAATCCTCGTGGCAAATAGAGGAGAGATTGCTGTTCGGATCATTAGAACTGCGCATGAGATGGGGATACCCTGTGTAGCCGTGTACTCAACCATAGATAAGGATGCGCTTCATGTCAAATTGGCTGATGAATCAGTTTGCATAGGCGAAGCACCGAGCAACCAATC GTACCTGGTGATTCCAAATGTTTTATCTGCTGCTATCAGCCGTAAATGTACAATGCTGCATCCTGGGTATGGCTTCCTTGCTGAGAATGCAGTATTCGTGGAAATGTGCAGAGAACATGGAATTAACTTTATTGGGCCCAAT CCCGACAGTATCCGTGTTATGGGTGATAAGTCAACTGCTAGAGATACAATGAAGAAAGCAGGTGTGCCCACTGTACCAGGAAGTGACGGATTGTTGCAG ACCACAGAAGAAGCTATCAGGCTTTCCCATGAGATAGGATTTCCTGTTATGATCAAG GCAACGGCAGGGGGTGGAGGCCGTGGGATGCGTCTAGCTAAAGAACCAGATGAGTTTGTGAAGTTACTGCAG CAAGCCAAGAGTGAGGCTGCGGCTGCTTTTGGAAATGATGGAGTTTATCTGGAGAAGTACATTCAAAATCCAAGGCACATTGAATTCCAG GTTCTTGCGGATAAATATGGTAATGTCGTCCACTTTGGAGAGCGTGATTGCAGCATCCAG AGACGGAACCAAAAACTGCTGGAAGAAGCACCTTCTCCTGCTTTGACCCCTGAGTTGCGGAAAGCTATGGGTGACGCAGCAGTTGCAGCAGCAGCATCCATTGGTTACATTGGTGTTGGAACAGTCGAGTTCCTTTTGGATGAAAGAGGTTCCTTCTACTTTATGGAAATGAATACTCGGATCCAG GTTGAGCATCCTGTGACAGAGATGATTTCCTCTGTGGACTTGATTGAGGAACAAATTCGTGTAGCCATGGGTGAAAAACTCCAGTACAAACAG GAAGATATTGTGCTCAGAGGACATTCAATTGAATGCCGAATCAATGCAGAAGACGCATTTAAAGGATTTCGACCTGGACCAG GGAGAATAACCGCATATCTGCCATCTGGAGGACCGTTTGTTAGAATGGATAGCCATGTTTATCCTGACTATGTGGTTCCTCCTAGCTATGACTCCCTTCTTGGAAAG CTTATTGTATGGGCTCCAACAAGAGAAAAGGCAATTGAGCGCATGAAAAGGGCTCTTGATGACACTATTATCACAG GGGTTCCTACGACCATTGAATACCATAAACTTATCCTTGATATAGAG GATTTTAGGAATGGCAACGTTGATACTGCTTTTATCCCAAAGCACGAGCAGGAATTAGCAGAGGTGAGAAGCTGA
- the LOC109007141 gene encoding biotin carboxylase 1, chloroplastic isoform X1 has translation MDVTMPMCKSVTSPPGLFVGRSGGIRSSQCSFMVGNRVNFPRQSAQSVQVRSYKAKKRGGALYATCRADKILVANRGEIAVRIIRTAHEMGIPCVAVYSTIDKDALHVKLADESVCIGEAPSNQSYLVIPNVLSAAISRKCTMLHPGYGFLAENAVFVEMCREHGINFIGPNPDSIRVMGDKSTARDTMKKAGVPTVPGSDGLLQTTEEAIRLSHEIGFPVMIKATAGGGGRGMRLAKEPDEFVKLLQQAKSEAAAAFGNDGVYLEKYIQNPRHIEFQVLADKYGNVVHFGERDCSIQRRNQKLLEEAPSPALTPELRKAMGDAAVAAAASIGYIGVGTVEFLLDERGSFYFMEMNTRIQVEHPVTEMISSVDLIEEQIRVAMGEKLQYKQEDIVLRGHSIECRINAEDAFKGFRPGPGRITAYLPSGGPFVRMDSHVYPDYVVPPSYDSLLGKLIVWAPTREKAIERMKRALDDTIITGVPTTIEYHKLILDIEDFRNGNVDTAFIPKHEQELAEPQKLVRVTPSKELAGAAA, from the exons ATGGATGTCACGATGCCTATGTGCAAATCTGTCACCTCGCCTCCT GGTTTATTCGTGGGGAGAAGTGGAGGAATCAGAAGCTCCCAATGCAGCTTCATGGTGGGGAATAGAGTGAACTTTCCAAGGCAAAGTGCTCAGAGTGTACAAGTTCGTAGTTACAAAGCTAAAAAGCGTGGAGGAGCTCTGTATGCTACATGTCGTGCTGACAAAATCCTCGTGGCAAATAGAGGAGAGATTGCTGTTCGGATCATTAGAACTGCGCATGAGATGGGGATACCCTGTGTAGCCGTGTACTCAACCATAGATAAGGATGCGCTTCATGTCAAATTGGCTGATGAATCAGTTTGCATAGGCGAAGCACCGAGCAACCAATC GTACCTGGTGATTCCAAATGTTTTATCTGCTGCTATCAGCCGTAAATGTACAATGCTGCATCCTGGGTATGGCTTCCTTGCTGAGAATGCAGTATTCGTGGAAATGTGCAGAGAACATGGAATTAACTTTATTGGGCCCAAT CCCGACAGTATCCGTGTTATGGGTGATAAGTCAACTGCTAGAGATACAATGAAGAAAGCAGGTGTGCCCACTGTACCAGGAAGTGACGGATTGTTGCAG ACCACAGAAGAAGCTATCAGGCTTTCCCATGAGATAGGATTTCCTGTTATGATCAAG GCAACGGCAGGGGGTGGAGGCCGTGGGATGCGTCTAGCTAAAGAACCAGATGAGTTTGTGAAGTTACTGCAG CAAGCCAAGAGTGAGGCTGCGGCTGCTTTTGGAAATGATGGAGTTTATCTGGAGAAGTACATTCAAAATCCAAGGCACATTGAATTCCAG GTTCTTGCGGATAAATATGGTAATGTCGTCCACTTTGGAGAGCGTGATTGCAGCATCCAG AGACGGAACCAAAAACTGCTGGAAGAAGCACCTTCTCCTGCTTTGACCCCTGAGTTGCGGAAAGCTATGGGTGACGCAGCAGTTGCAGCAGCAGCATCCATTGGTTACATTGGTGTTGGAACAGTCGAGTTCCTTTTGGATGAAAGAGGTTCCTTCTACTTTATGGAAATGAATACTCGGATCCAG GTTGAGCATCCTGTGACAGAGATGATTTCCTCTGTGGACTTGATTGAGGAACAAATTCGTGTAGCCATGGGTGAAAAACTCCAGTACAAACAG GAAGATATTGTGCTCAGAGGACATTCAATTGAATGCCGAATCAATGCAGAAGACGCATTTAAAGGATTTCGACCTGGACCAG GGAGAATAACCGCATATCTGCCATCTGGAGGACCGTTTGTTAGAATGGATAGCCATGTTTATCCTGACTATGTGGTTCCTCCTAGCTATGACTCCCTTCTTGGAAAG CTTATTGTATGGGCTCCAACAAGAGAAAAGGCAATTGAGCGCATGAAAAGGGCTCTTGATGACACTATTATCACAG GGGTTCCTACGACCATTGAATACCATAAACTTATCCTTGATATAGAG GATTTTAGGAATGGCAACGTTGATACTGCTTTTATCCCAAAGCACGAGCAGGAATTAGCAGAG CCCCAGAAACTGGTGCGAGTGACCCCGAGCAAAGAACTAGCTGGTGCAGCTGCTTAG